In the genome of Deltaproteobacteria bacterium GWC2_65_14, the window CGCGGTCGTGTTCATCGCCCGGGAGACCTCGAAGAAGCCCGAGGTGATCGCGCCGGCGAGCGCGACCTCCCGGGTGGACTCCCTCGGATTCCTCCCGAGAAACGCCTCGAGCAGGAAGGATCCGACCGTCATTTGCCCCCCAGAAGCTTCCGCACGGTCGTCTTGAGCTCCGAGGTGTCGTGGGACTTGACGATGTAGGCGTCCGAGGCCCAGGTGTTGAAATCCTGCCGGAACTCCCCGAACGCGGTGACCAGCAGGACGGGAACCGATTCGTCCTTCTCCCGGATCCTGCGGAGCACCTCGATCCCGTCCAGGCCGGGCATCTTCACGTCGAGCGTCACGAGATCGGGGCGGAAGGTGCCCATCTTGCCGAGCGCCTCCTGGCCGTCCTCCGCCAGCTCCACCTGGTACCCCTCCTCGGCCAGCTCGTCCCGGTACAGCTCGCGGATATACTCCTCGTCGTCGACCACC includes:
- a CDS encoding two-component system response regulator, with protein sequence MKKILVVDDEEYIRELYRDELAEEGYQVELAEDGQEALGKMGTFRPDLVTLDVKMPGLDGIEVLRRIREKDESVPVLLVTAFGEFRQDFNTWASDAYIVKSHDTSELKTTVRKLLGGK